The sequence CCGCACAAAACCCTGTAGTTGCTCGCGCCATGCCTCAAAGCGATTGGCTGCTGCTTCCGATGGCGAGGATCGGGTGCTATCGGCGGTGCGGTATCCGCTGCGGCGGTTGGTTAAACTGGTCAGATGCGCGTAGTGCTCGCTGAAACGGTAAAGATCGTAGATAGCGTACAGTATCAGAGCGATCAACAAGATTACCAGGACAATAATCCATAGTAAAGTCCAGGAAAAACCATCACCGCTGCTCTGCGCCGCCCTATTGAGCGCAGTTGACACATCTGTTGGTACCGCAGTTGTCAGCAAGGTATTTGTCGTCGGGGCCACAGCAGCCGGACACAGTACACGCACCGCCTGGGCGCCAACTTCCCGCCCAAGCAATCCTAATCGCACCTGCCAGAGCGGATCGTCAGGAAGCGGAGCCGCCGGATCAAGCTCAAAACGAGCACGCTCAAAGTACTGAACGACAATATCTCGCCCCGTGTTGGGGTCACGTTCGCTCAATGCCCCACTGATCGGGTAACCAAAGACACTCACCCCGCCGTACCGTTCATGAAAACTCCGAAAACGAGGATCGGCAAACGCCTGCGGATCGTTCAGGTCGGTGCGTGGCACAACCGGCTGATCAGGATAGTTAAGACGCAATGCCACAACACCCAAATGTGAACCGAGTACCCGATTCGGCCAATCGTTGTTCAAGTGCAACTCCAATCGCTGACGTTCCGTGTAGAGCACCGCTACCTCTTGCCGACAATCTCCGGCCAGTTCGCGGGTCACGGCACCCAATGGTAGGCCAAGTAACGCGATACCTTCGATCAGCGAACGGGTCTGCTCGCCGCCGAAGGTCTGGTAAAAGCGGGCAAAATCACCGCTGATCGGGGTTTGCGGAGCTTCCGGCAATACCAGTGACGGGCAAACCTCAATCTTCCCGGTTGGTGGTATGGGTTGCACGAGGTGCAATTGCCCTGGATCGCCCAAGCGGATCGACAATTCACGGGGTACCGTTGATAACGGCGTCGGTCCGCGATTCCCCTGACCGGGCGTGATAGGCAAATAGCGTATACCGGTTAGCCGGGCGGTACCATCTTCATCGCGTGTCACACCGACGTAAATCAATGCAGCCGATGTCGCCGTTGCGCTTACCAGATCGCCCGCCGAGAAAATCACCAGGCCTTCGCGATCAGCGGCGCGCACCCAATCAACCGTTGCCAGCTCACCGGGAATACTGCCGATCACCAAATCTGCGCCGCTTGCAATTAAATAACGTGCCGCATTGACACGGGCCTGCACCGGATTAGGATCGAGCGGCTGACCCCATGCCGCCATCACCACCACCAGATCGGTTTCGCGGCGCGCCTGTTCAATCGCAGTGACAATCGTCGGCAGCACACCTGCGGAATCGGCTAACAGGTTGAGCTGGCCCTGCGGATCGGCATTCCCATCGAGGCCCCAGGTAGCACTCAGGAAACCAATCGTTAATGGCGATTGTGGGTGGGGAATCGTTACTTTCAAAAATGGCGGTTTCGTTTCGCCAGTGCCAGCGGCACCATGTTGAAAAATGCCGTAACGCGCTAGCGTTTGCAAGGTAGCATCAACTCCTGATGGCCCACGATCTAACAGACGAGGATGTGCGGCGCCCAGCAACAACAGGTTGTGCTCGGCCAGAGCTGCGGCCAATGCCGGGAGCGGCCCACCGGCCAGTGGCCCAGCCAGGGTTGCCATGCCCAAATCAGCAGCCGTGAAAAACGGTCGCAGCGGCGCAAATGCCTCGGCATAGCTGGGTGTTTCAATCCCACCAGGGATCAGGGCGTCGGGAACAATTGATCCGGCAATGGCCAGCGTGTATTGAATGGTATCGCCAGAGCCACAGCGGTTAAGCGCAGACCGTGGCCCTTCCGGCGGCTGCGCAGCGACAACCGGAGACCCAAGAACCGTCAATAGCACCAGTGCAAGAAGCGCCAGCCGACCTGTCATTGTTACCTCACCCCCGCCGGTACACCTATCGGCAGAGATCTCTGTCAGGCAATAAGGGCACTGACTGCAACAATTGTACTACAGGATCAGCCATTCTGGCGAAGCAGGCGCGAACTGGCCCAAGCAAGGATGAAGATGATAGTACTGATAAGCACAATCGCAGCGCCCGAAGCAATACTGAAGTAATATGAAGCGTACAGCCCCACGACACCGGCTAGCATCGCCAGCAATGCTGCCATAATCATCATAGAGTGCATGCGATGGGTAAAAAGTGCTGCTGTGGCCGGTGGGGTAACGAGCACTGCCAACGTCAGCGCCACTCCAACCGTCTGGATCGCAACCACAATCGCGATGGCAAGCAGGATCAGCAAAAGCAGATCGAAGGCCTGTACCGGCAAGCGCAAAGTCGCGGCTAACACCGGATCGAAGGTCACAACCATCAACTCCTTGTAAAAGAGGACTATCGCAGCGATCACAACCGTACCAAACAGCGCAATGCGCCAGAGATCATACTCGCTCACGCCTAAAATATTGCCAAAAAGAAAGTGCGAGAGATCAACAGCCGAGTTCCGCACGGTTGAGATCAACGCTACCCCCAGCGCAAACATCGCAGCAAAGACAATACCAATTGCTGTATCCTCACGAATTCGGGCAGCGCGACTGACGACCCCTATCGAGAGCGAACTGATTATCGCCGCCCCCAATGCCCACCAGAAGAGTGCTCCTCGATCGGCACCATTGACCAGGTAACCCACGGCAATGCCGGGCAAAATGGTATGGGCCAGCGCATCACCCAGGAAGGCCATTCCACGCAACACGACATACACGCCGACCACGGCACAGACGGTTCCAACCAACAGCGCTGCGATTAGACCACGCTGCATAAACGCATAATTGAGGGGAGCAGTCAAAACATCGATCATAGGGTGTTGTCCAGAGAAGGATTACAGCAACTATCGGCCACAGTGAGCAGACCATCACCACTGCTTAGGAGATGCAAATGACCACCGTAGGTAGCAACTAGATTGGCAGCGGTAAATGCCTCGCGAGCTGGCGCAAACGCGATTAGAGTGCGATTGAGCAACATCACCCGATCAAAATAGCGAGCCGCCTGTTGTAAGTCGTGCAACGCTGTCAAGACCGTAACATCCTCTTGCCGCAACGTGGCCAACGCCCGAAATATCTCGTCTTGCGATGGAATATCTAACCCGACCAGCGGTTCATCCATCAATAACAACCGTGCTTCTTGAGCCAGGGCACGCGCCAGAAAGACCCGTTGCTGTTGACCACCCGACAACTGCCCGATCTGCCGGTTGGCAAAGGCGGCCAACCCGACTCGCTCAAGCGCCCGCTGCACCATTAACCGATCATGACGTGAAGGACGACGAAACAGCCCAATTCGCCCAACACGCCCCATCAAGACCACATCATAGACCGAGACAGGAAAGCGCCAGTC comes from Chloroflexus sp. Y-396-1 and encodes:
- a CDS encoding CapA family protein, which gives rise to MTGRLALLALVLLTVLGSPVVAAQPPEGPRSALNRCGSGDTIQYTLAIAGSIVPDALIPGGIETPSYAEAFAPLRPFFTAADLGMATLAGPLAGGPLPALAAALAEHNLLLLGAAHPRLLDRGPSGVDATLQTLARYGIFQHGAAGTGETKPPFLKVTIPHPQSPLTIGFLSATWGLDGNADPQGQLNLLADSAGVLPTIVTAIEQARRETDLVVVMAAWGQPLDPNPVQARVNAARYLIASGADLVIGSIPGELATVDWVRAADREGLVIFSAGDLVSATATSAALIYVGVTRDEDGTARLTGIRYLPITPGQGNRGPTPLSTVPRELSIRLGDPGQLHLVQPIPPTGKIEVCPSLVLPEAPQTPISGDFARFYQTFGGEQTRSLIEGIALLGLPLGAVTRELAGDCRQEVAVLYTERQRLELHLNNDWPNRVLGSHLGVVALRLNYPDQPVVPRTDLNDPQAFADPRFRSFHERYGGVSVFGYPISGALSERDPNTGRDIVVQYFERARFELDPAAPLPDDPLWQVRLGLLGREVGAQAVRVLCPAAVAPTTNTLLTTAVPTDVSTALNRAAQSSGDGFSWTLLWIIVLVILLIALILYAIYDLYRFSEHYAHLTSLTNRRSGYRTADSTRSSPSEAAANRFEAWREQLQGFVRRSPAVSSHAAEDEVSPPMKDQRSWLSRFFKRNNAGRTTTSKGPTWRRPVRTLSSAQATPVVSAPPAQHLAPTEPTQDQELPTIPQGAVRQSPEEPSPMDYELAEWFDEPDNGPTTGRQQTGYSTEQPVDWGDLPAAERERWLAELGPLEDDTATDVPPTERARWQSELAGAGTASASDQSPATWPAGQAHHKDDRRATRRLDERVLAEPTPDQERRVESRLDERVLSGAKSARPTNDDDLLRELLGI
- a CDS encoding metal ABC transporter ATP-binding protein, whose product is MVEPSVSVVRDVAPVTAVPALSLHQVTVRYRQHEALHDISATINVGEQVAIVGPNGAGKSTLLKAIAGLQPISSGTVRYFGVERIAPNEIAYVPQRLQIDWRFPVSVYDVVLMGRVGRIGLFRRPSRHDRLMVQRALERVGLAAFANRQIGQLSGGQQQRVFLARALAQEARLLLMDEPLVGLDIPSQDEIFRALATLRQEDVTVLTALHDLQQAARYFDRVMLLNRTLIAFAPAREAFTAANLVATYGGHLHLLSSGDGLLTVADSCCNPSLDNTL
- a CDS encoding metal ABC transporter permease, whose protein sequence is MIDVLTAPLNYAFMQRGLIAALLVGTVCAVVGVYVVLRGMAFLGDALAHTILPGIAVGYLVNGADRGALFWWALGAAIISSLSIGVVSRAARIREDTAIGIVFAAMFALGVALISTVRNSAVDLSHFLFGNILGVSEYDLWRIALFGTVVIAAIVLFYKELMVVTFDPVLAATLRLPVQAFDLLLLILLAIAIVVAIQTVGVALTLAVLVTPPATAALFTHRMHSMMIMAALLAMLAGVVGLYASYYFSIASGAAIVLISTIIFILAWASSRLLRQNG